A genomic stretch from Bordetella sp. N includes:
- a CDS encoding isocitrate/isopropylmalate dehydrogenase family protein: MKIVVIPGDGIGPETVAVAVDVLKAASKRFDLGLVFEHDIAGHESLKQHGATVRQALLDKVKAADGLLLGPMSTYDFKDEAKGEINPSKYFRKELDLHANIRPARTYPGMKPRLGEFDLVVVRENTEGFYADRNIESGNSEMLITPDVVVSLRRITRFCCERIARSAFELAMTRKKHVTIVHKANVLKRGDGMFIDVCHEVGKEFPDVVVDDVIVDAMMAHVVRAPERYDVIVTTNMFGDILSDLTAEMSGSLGLGGSLNAGVQYAMGQAAHGSAPDIAGKNVANPISQVLSAGMLLNWHGQRKNDQKFIDAAIAIDRAIADSIAAQECTRDVGGKLGTRESGEAMVKRVAA; encoded by the coding sequence ATGAAGATTGTTGTTATTCCCGGTGATGGCATTGGCCCCGAAACCGTCGCGGTCGCCGTCGACGTACTCAAGGCGGCGTCCAAGCGCTTCGACCTGGGTCTGGTGTTCGAGCACGACATCGCCGGCCACGAAAGCCTGAAGCAACACGGCGCCACGGTGCGGCAAGCCTTGCTGGACAAGGTCAAGGCGGCTGACGGCCTGCTGCTGGGACCGATGTCCACCTACGACTTCAAGGACGAAGCGAAGGGTGAAATCAATCCGTCCAAGTACTTCCGCAAGGAACTGGACCTGCACGCCAACATTCGTCCCGCTCGCACCTATCCCGGCATGAAACCGCGCCTGGGCGAGTTCGACCTGGTGGTGGTGCGCGAGAACACCGAAGGCTTCTACGCTGACCGCAATATCGAATCCGGCAACAGCGAAATGCTGATCACGCCGGACGTGGTGGTGTCGCTGCGCCGCATCACGCGCTTCTGCTGCGAACGCATCGCGCGCTCGGCCTTCGAGCTGGCGATGACGCGCAAAAAGCATGTCACCATCGTCCATAAGGCCAACGTGCTCAAGCGTGGCGACGGCATGTTCATCGACGTCTGCCACGAAGTGGGCAAGGAATTCCCCGACGTGGTCGTGGACGATGTCATCGTCGACGCCATGATGGCCCACGTCGTTCGCGCTCCGGAGCGCTACGATGTGATCGTGACCACCAATATGTTCGGCGACATCCTGTCCGACCTGACCGCTGAAATGTCGGGCAGCCTGGGGCTGGGCGGCTCGCTGAACGCTGGTGTGCAATACGCCATGGGCCAGGCCGCGCACGGTTCGGCGCCGGACATTGCCGGCAAGAACGTCGCCAACCCCATCTCCCAGGTGTTGTCGGCGGGCATGCTGCTCAACTGGCATGGCCAGCGCAAGAACGACCAGAAGTTCATCGATGCCGCCATCGCCATCGATCGCGCCATCGCGGACAGCATCGCCGCGCAGGAATGCACGCGCGATGTGGGCGGCAAGCTGGGCACTCGTGAGTCGGGTGAAGCGATGGTCAAGCGGGTGGCCGCGTAA
- a CDS encoding tripartite tricarboxylate transporter substrate binding protein — protein sequence MQHDIPCGLSRRTFIKATAAGCAMALGGRAWAADEAYPNKPITLVVPYAPGGQGDVFARVLAERLGTEKKWTVIVENRAGASGAVGSRVVLRAAADGYTLLLGQTGEIAVNQFASKTLGYDPLKEFAPVILVGDSPLVLAVPEKSPYADLQALITAARAKPDALAYASSGTATPGHLAAAALALGTKTRMVHAPYKGAGQAMSDLLGGHVDFFFSSASAVMPHINSGRLRALAVSSRERLKVLPNVPTVAEVVLPDFQFSLWGGVFAPAATPKPVIEQVNAALNAILAEASVKARFEADGAAVRPNTVAEFGQFVQSEAGKYQKLVQATGIQVE from the coding sequence ATGCAGCACGATATCCCTTGCGGCCTGAGCCGCCGGACCTTCATCAAGGCCACGGCGGCCGGATGCGCCATGGCCCTGGGCGGCCGCGCCTGGGCGGCCGACGAGGCCTATCCCAACAAGCCGATCACGCTGGTGGTGCCGTACGCGCCGGGCGGGCAGGGCGATGTGTTCGCCCGCGTGCTGGCCGAGCGCCTGGGCACGGAAAAGAAGTGGACCGTCATCGTCGAGAACCGCGCCGGCGCCTCTGGCGCGGTGGGTTCGCGCGTGGTGCTGCGCGCGGCGGCGGACGGCTACACCTTGCTGCTGGGGCAGACCGGCGAGATCGCGGTCAACCAGTTCGCGTCCAAGACGCTGGGCTACGACCCCTTGAAGGAATTCGCGCCGGTGATCCTGGTCGGCGATTCCCCGCTGGTGCTGGCGGTGCCCGAGAAATCGCCCTATGCCGACCTGCAAGCCTTGATCACGGCCGCGCGCGCCAAGCCCGATGCGCTGGCGTACGCGTCCTCGGGTACGGCCACGCCGGGTCACCTGGCCGCCGCCGCGCTGGCCTTGGGCACCAAGACCCGCATGGTCCATGCGCCCTATAAGGGCGCAGGCCAGGCGATGTCGGACCTGCTGGGCGGCCACGTCGACTTCTTCTTTTCCAGCGCGTCGGCGGTGATGCCGCATATCAACTCGGGCCGCCTGCGTGCCTTGGCTGTGTCATCGCGCGAGCGCCTGAAGGTCTTGCCGAATGTGCCGACGGTCGCGGAAGTGGTGCTGCCCGATTTCCAGTTCAGCCTGTGGGGCGGTGTGTTCGCCCCGGCCGCCACGCCCAAGCCCGTCATCGAGCAGGTCAACGCGGCCTTGAATGCCATTCTTGCCGAAGCGTCCGTGAAAGCTCGTTTCGAGGCCGACGGCGCCGCCGTGCGGCCCAACACCGTGGCGGAATTCGGCCAGTTCGTGCAGAGCGAGGCCGGCAAGTATCAGAAGCTGGTGCAGGCCACCGGCATCCAGGTGGAGTAA
- a CDS encoding amidohydrolase, with product MVQPDAVTGALPALPAGACDCHVHIVGEQAAYPMLPDRPYTAGPATVADLRAHMARLGLARAVIIQPSFYGTDNRLLVDSLAAMDGDGRGIAVLSEDVSDATLTELHDAGVRGVRINLESVGASDPETVVKAFSSWAGRLRGQGWHIQTFASLDAIAAAAPRLRGLGLPVVLDHFSTIPARVALDDARVREVLALVGSGAAYVKLSGSYRIDQGATPPQITALARAFLQANPERAVWASDWPHTNRAPGKLPTEVSPYRQIDPRGLREQIDAWLPDADLREQVLVRNPSRLYGF from the coding sequence GTGGTTCAGCCCGACGCGGTGACGGGCGCTCTGCCGGCCCTGCCGGCGGGCGCCTGCGATTGCCATGTACACATCGTGGGAGAGCAGGCTGCGTATCCCATGCTGCCCGATCGCCCCTATACCGCGGGGCCCGCCACGGTGGCGGATTTGCGCGCGCACATGGCCCGCCTGGGCCTGGCGCGCGCGGTCATCATCCAGCCCAGCTTCTACGGCACCGACAATCGCCTGCTGGTGGACAGCCTGGCGGCCATGGACGGGGACGGGCGCGGTATCGCCGTGCTGAGCGAAGACGTCAGTGACGCCACCTTGACCGAGTTGCACGACGCCGGCGTGCGGGGCGTGCGCATCAATCTGGAAAGCGTGGGCGCCAGCGACCCGGAGACGGTCGTCAAGGCCTTCTCAAGCTGGGCCGGGCGTTTGCGCGGGCAGGGATGGCATATCCAGACGTTTGCGTCGCTGGACGCCATCGCGGCTGCCGCGCCGCGCCTGCGCGGCCTGGGCTTGCCCGTGGTGCTGGATCATTTCTCGACGATCCCGGCGCGCGTCGCGCTGGACGATGCGCGGGTGCGCGAGGTGCTGGCCCTGGTCGGCAGCGGCGCGGCCTACGTCAAGCTGTCCGGGTCCTATCGGATCGACCAGGGCGCGACGCCGCCACAGATCACCGCGCTGGCGCGCGCTTTCCTGCAGGCCAATCCCGAACGCGCGGTATGGGCTAGCGACTGGCCGCATACCAATCGCGCGCCGGGCAAGCTGCCGACGGAGGTCAGCCCATATCGGCAGATCGACCCACGCGGCTTGCGCGAGCAGATCGACGCGTGGCTGCCTGACGCGGATCTGCGGGAGCAGGTGTTGGTCAGGAATCCTTCGCGTTTGTACGGGTTCTGA